From the Vibrio metoecus genome, one window contains:
- a CDS encoding PilW family protein, whose translation MSRGFTLIEMVITIILLGIVGLFLGNILGQAMGIYADTSAREALIQQGRFITERMSRELREAVPNSVMVANGCIEFLPIVNSAIYQSFPTTSINQFRLLPVNKQINAGERLVISPLSAQDLREALLPAAGQIAEVASAVDFSDPLKMVNVPLVQSTLFTRQSPANRAYFYQSPIAYCYEEGSRIYRYANYALNRTLLAPAYLGNERVLMAENLSAANFAVLPAQLQRNGLIKIELTFAAQGETVRFDHDALVYNTP comes from the coding sequence ATGAGTCGTGGTTTTACCCTGATTGAAATGGTGATCACCATTATTTTACTCGGCATCGTTGGTTTGTTCTTAGGTAATATTCTAGGGCAAGCGATGGGGATTTATGCCGATACCTCAGCGCGCGAAGCGCTCATTCAGCAAGGTCGATTTATCACAGAGCGTATGAGCCGAGAATTGCGTGAAGCCGTTCCCAATAGTGTGATGGTTGCCAACGGCTGTATTGAATTTCTACCGATTGTGAATAGTGCGATCTATCAATCTTTTCCTACGACCAGTATTAATCAATTTCGTTTATTGCCCGTGAATAAACAAATTAACGCGGGAGAGCGTTTGGTGATTTCTCCTCTGTCGGCACAAGATCTGCGAGAAGCATTGTTACCAGCGGCTGGGCAAATTGCGGAAGTAGCGAGTGCAGTGGATTTTTCAGACCCTTTGAAGATGGTCAACGTTCCTTTAGTGCAATCCACCTTGTTTACTCGCCAGTCACCAGCTAATCGCGCGTATTTTTACCAGTCACCTATCGCCTATTGTTATGAGGAAGGCAGCCGTATATACCGTTATGCCAATTATGCGTTAAACCGAACATTATTGGCTCCAGCTTATTTAGGCAACGAACGGGTGTTAATGGCAGAAAATTTAAGTGCGGCAAATTTTGCTGTGCTGCCTGCCCAGTTGCAGCGCAATGGACTCATTAAAATAGAACTCACCTTTGCCGCTCAAGGCGAAACAGTAAGGTTTGATCATGATGCCTTGGTCTACAATACGCCGTAA
- a CDS encoding MSHA biogenesis protein MshP: MPWSTIRRKHQGNALILVVFLIVVVGVVALVANRNQERNSQQLVSMVLGTRAEMAARSALNIELSRFYQTTTEGSCHTNAQQNMDFDGQGLSQCEASVICNNLGMLDSGEQVYQLKASGRCQVGDWTLQRVVEVGVRSEN, encoded by the coding sequence ATGCCTTGGTCTACAATACGCCGTAAGCATCAGGGCAATGCCTTGATTCTGGTGGTTTTTCTTATCGTTGTTGTTGGGGTTGTCGCGCTGGTGGCTAACCGAAATCAAGAGCGTAATAGCCAACAACTGGTGTCTATGGTGCTTGGTACTCGTGCAGAAATGGCCGCGCGTTCAGCACTCAATATCGAATTGAGCCGTTTTTATCAAACCACCACAGAAGGCAGTTGCCACACTAATGCCCAGCAAAACATGGACTTTGATGGGCAAGGGTTATCTCAGTGCGAAGCCAGTGTTATATGCAATAATTTAGGTATGTTAGACAGTGGTGAACAGGTTTATCAGTTAAAAGCGTCAGGTCGTTGCCAAGTAGGAGACTGGACACTACAACGCGTTGTTGAAGTAGGAGTAAGAAGTGAAAATTAA
- a CDS encoding type IV pilus modification PilV family protein — MPVNSPNLSRGFTLIEMVIVIVVLGIALVGVTTALYPRSKQTAEQVMAVKAAELGRAVLDEILGRQFDEHSGPNGGLPECVIVAVSGRQDCTAPSALGKEGILSNTEYNDVDDYITSTPISVIDVLGNDLSSEYQRFSVAIQVFYEADNSGQFSATPASVATHYKRIAIVIYDPQGNAYPFAAIKGNY, encoded by the coding sequence ATGCCTGTTAACTCTCCCAACCTATCACGTGGTTTTACGCTGATTGAAATGGTGATCGTCATTGTGGTGCTCGGAATCGCTTTGGTTGGCGTGACGACGGCACTGTACCCGCGATCCAAACAAACGGCAGAACAAGTGATGGCGGTTAAAGCCGCAGAGTTAGGCCGAGCGGTGTTGGATGAGATTCTTGGTCGGCAGTTTGATGAACACTCAGGGCCTAACGGTGGCTTACCGGAGTGCGTGATTGTTGCTGTGTCCGGTCGTCAAGATTGCACCGCTCCCTCTGCACTTGGCAAAGAGGGCATACTGAGTAATACCGAATACAACGATGTCGATGATTACATTACGTCGACTCCCATTTCTGTCATCGATGTATTGGGGAATGATCTTTCGAGCGAATATCAACGCTTTTCTGTCGCCATTCAAGTGTTTTATGAGGCGGATAATAGCGGGCAGTTTTCCGCGACGCCTGCTTCGGTGGCGACCCACTATAAGCGGATTGCGATTGTGATTTATGATCCGCAAGGTAATGCCTATCCATTTGCTGCCATAAAAGGGAACTACTGA
- a CDS encoding pilus assembly FimT family protein codes for MRQSRMEFPQGKTQGFTLIELVVVIILLGILSAYAASRFLGPSSFAVITTQSEVLASLRLTQSRAMQRTGYCNRWLLTSTAAIQVSPQAMQDNCLTTSPSNTSDPSMVDAAASGVSLSLSGSGGQSFLDFDRLGRATQCVATGCVVRIRSATNNDVRQVCVNTEGYIYAC; via the coding sequence ATGCGGCAAAGCAGGATGGAATTCCCTCAGGGTAAGACACAAGGTTTTACCCTAATCGAACTGGTAGTGGTGATTATCCTACTAGGGATACTCTCTGCTTATGCGGCAAGCCGTTTTCTTGGTCCGTCTTCTTTTGCAGTCATTACGACACAAAGCGAAGTACTGGCATCATTACGTTTAACTCAAAGCCGCGCGATGCAGCGAACAGGCTACTGCAATCGTTGGTTACTGACGAGCACGGCCGCCATTCAAGTTTCTCCGCAGGCTATGCAAGATAATTGCCTCACTACCTCTCCCAGTAATACCTCAGATCCTTCGATGGTCGATGCCGCCGCCAGCGGTGTCAGCCTTTCTTTGAGTGGGAGTGGTGGTCAATCTTTTCTGGATTTTGACCGTTTAGGTCGCGCCACTCAATGTGTTGCTACAGGTTGTGTTGTGCGCATCCGTAGTGCGACGAATAACGACGTCCGCCAAGTCTGCGTGAACACCGAAGGGTATATCTATGCCTGTTAA
- a CDS encoding prepilin-type N-terminal cleavage/methylation domain-containing protein has protein sequence MKKMQQGFSLVELVIVIVVVGLLAVAALPRFLDVTDEAKKASIEGVAGGFATGVLSARAQWEAQARPTANQYPSINYDGVDFWLTTSDTSGYRDGYPLGLNTDNTTYPSSISDQACIDLMENLLQNPPQVGTVTQAASSSDYKYSAKADTGAATCTYVQNEKGSQHEFVYEVKTGRVTVTLQ, from the coding sequence ATGAAAAAAATGCAGCAAGGCTTTTCGTTGGTTGAATTAGTGATTGTCATCGTAGTCGTTGGGCTGCTTGCGGTTGCCGCGTTGCCCCGTTTTCTCGATGTGACTGATGAAGCGAAAAAAGCCAGCATTGAAGGCGTTGCTGGGGGCTTTGCCACTGGGGTACTTTCCGCGCGAGCACAATGGGAAGCGCAAGCCAGACCCACCGCCAATCAGTACCCGTCAATCAACTATGATGGTGTGGATTTCTGGTTAACTACGTCAGATACCAGCGGGTATCGTGATGGTTACCCTTTAGGGCTGAACACGGATAACACGACTTACCCTTCAAGTATTTCTGATCAAGCTTGTATTGATTTGATGGAGAATTTACTACAAAACCCACCGCAAGTCGGCACGGTGACACAAGCCGCTAGCAGTTCAGATTATAAATATTCGGCGAAAGCCGATACGGGCGCAGCCACCTGTACTTATGTGCAGAATGAAAAAGGCAGCCAACATGAGTTTGTTTATGAAGTCAAAACTGGTCGCGTGACCGTTACCTTGCAGTAA
- a CDS encoding type II secretion system F family protein, whose amino-acid sequence MATFYYQGRNADGSKASGLVEAASEELAADMLLNKGIVPISITQGGSSKSSWNINWQAWLTPSVPLEVLVIFCRQMFSLTKAGVPLLRSMRGLTQNCHNKQLKAALESVCNELTNGRNLSASMQMYPGVFSPLFVSMIQVGENTGRLDQALLQLANYYEQEVETRKRIKTAMRYPTFVISFVVMAMFILNVKVIPQFTSMFSRFGVDLPLPTRILIATSDFFVNYWGLLLGVMVGLFFAFRAWINTTDGRITWDHLRLRMPIVGSIVNRAQLSRFSRTFSLMLSAGVPLNQSLALSAEAIDNKFLEQRILEMKSQIESGVAISTTAVNAAIFTPLVIQMISVGEETGRIDELLLEVSDFYDREVDYDLKTLTARIEPILLVFVAGMVLVLALGIFLPMWGMMDAIKGR is encoded by the coding sequence ATGGCGACTTTTTATTATCAGGGGCGTAATGCGGATGGCAGTAAAGCCTCCGGATTGGTCGAGGCTGCGAGCGAAGAGCTGGCCGCTGATATGTTGCTCAATAAAGGTATCGTGCCGATATCTATCACCCAGGGTGGTTCCTCGAAAAGTAGTTGGAATATCAACTGGCAAGCTTGGTTGACCCCATCTGTCCCCTTAGAAGTCTTGGTGATTTTTTGCCGACAGATGTTTAGCCTGACCAAGGCTGGAGTTCCCTTGTTGCGTTCAATGCGCGGTTTAACCCAAAATTGTCATAATAAACAACTGAAAGCGGCGTTAGAGTCTGTGTGTAACGAGTTGACCAATGGGCGCAATCTCTCCGCTTCGATGCAGATGTATCCCGGGGTATTTAGCCCATTATTTGTTTCCATGATTCAGGTTGGCGAGAACACGGGGCGTTTAGATCAGGCATTATTACAGCTGGCTAATTATTACGAACAAGAAGTTGAAACGCGCAAGCGGATAAAAACGGCAATGCGTTATCCTACTTTTGTGATCAGCTTTGTCGTAATGGCGATGTTTATTCTCAACGTTAAAGTGATCCCGCAATTTACCAGCATGTTCAGTCGTTTTGGGGTCGATTTGCCATTACCTACCCGTATTTTGATAGCTACTTCCGATTTTTTTGTGAACTACTGGGGCTTGCTACTCGGGGTAATGGTGGGCTTATTTTTTGCATTTCGGGCGTGGATAAACACCACTGATGGGCGGATCACGTGGGATCATTTACGTCTACGTATGCCGATTGTCGGTAGCATAGTGAACCGTGCTCAGTTATCTCGCTTTTCTCGGACATTTTCGCTAATGCTTTCGGCCGGCGTGCCGCTCAACCAATCTTTAGCGCTTTCTGCTGAGGCGATTGATAATAAATTTCTTGAGCAGCGCATTTTGGAAATGAAAAGCCAGATTGAATCGGGTGTTGCCATTTCGACCACAGCAGTGAATGCGGCAATTTTTACGCCTTTAGTCATCCAAATGATCAGTGTGGGGGAAGAAACTGGGCGAATCGATGAGCTTTTATTAGAAGTCTCAGATTTTTATGACCGAGAAGTGGATTATGATTTAAAAACCCTCACTGCACGTATTGAGCCTATTCTACTGGTATTTGTTGCTGGAATGGTATTGGTGTTGGCTCTGGGTATCTTCCTGCCGATGTGGGGCATGATGGATGCCATTAAAGGCCGCTAA
- a CDS encoding MSHA biogenesis protein MshF, giving the protein MKKGFERARFAVWLLLVLVLISALFSVWRSMSRETMQTAIEVTKQRMAERANIYRQEWVLQGRPEQLRFEQDRVFMQNGWVFPKFDQGVDCEKVLLLLYPDRKVLDWLPKVTSINLTNGYRCDYQYSEIAQIEVELKDRFFAVNVRFLM; this is encoded by the coding sequence ATGAAAAAAGGTTTTGAGCGTGCTCGTTTTGCGGTTTGGCTGCTGTTAGTGTTGGTTCTGATTAGCGCTCTTTTTTCGGTTTGGCGTTCCATGTCGCGAGAAACGATGCAGACCGCAATCGAGGTGACCAAGCAACGTATGGCAGAGCGCGCTAACATCTACAGGCAAGAATGGGTGTTGCAAGGTCGTCCAGAACAACTACGATTTGAACAGGATCGGGTTTTTATGCAGAACGGGTGGGTTTTTCCCAAGTTCGATCAAGGAGTTGACTGTGAAAAAGTGTTACTTTTGCTCTATCCTGATCGTAAGGTGCTCGACTGGTTACCTAAAGTGACTAGTATTAATTTAACCAATGGTTATCGTTGCGACTATCAATATAGCGAGATAGCTCAGATTGAAGTGGAATTGAAAGACCGTTTTTTTGCAGTGAATGTCAGATTTCTGATGTAA
- a CDS encoding type II secretion system protein yields MKRQGGFTLIELVVVIVILGILAVTAAPRFLNLQNDARQASLQGLKGAIDGAAGIVYGKAAIEGKDTIAKTVSPAPATAEGITIHYGYPTADANGIGKAVVGISTDWTSNPSAASGTMQYSFKGNTKWLTDSTGCNVTYTEAANSASAPTTNVYTSGC; encoded by the coding sequence ATGAAAAGACAAGGCGGTTTTACCCTGATTGAATTGGTCGTGGTGATTGTCATTCTCGGTATTTTGGCAGTGACGGCAGCTCCTCGTTTCTTAAACCTGCAAAATGATGCGCGCCAAGCATCACTGCAAGGTCTAAAAGGTGCAATTGATGGGGCGGCAGGTATTGTGTATGGCAAGGCTGCTATCGAAGGTAAAGATACTATAGCGAAAACCGTATCCCCAGCTCCTGCGACTGCTGAAGGTATCACCATACATTATGGTTATCCAACAGCTGACGCTAATGGTATAGGTAAGGCGGTTGTTGGAATAAGTACAGATTGGACAAGTAATCCGTCTGCAGCATCTGGAACAATGCAATACTCGTTCAAAGGTAATACTAAATGGCTTACTGATTCAACAGGTTGTAACGTTACTTATACAGAGGCTGCTAATAGCGCATCAGCGCCGACAACTAATGTATATACCAGCGGTTGTTAA
- a CDS encoding DUF6701 domain-containing protein, whose protein sequence is MKIKLYTLLLLLFAYSIPAFAVPLCSDIFTDPPSQNHSPNGLVPPSNLPSLGNLNCNGSNCGVWGPGDYQYNSGTLSGYAVSVASGKTARLYFNTLTISDNTYLNTSGDAENLIIYVSGSLVLNGNLHINGILYVTGSVTISANSTITGAIATGGGLANSGSTVVDLEAVELADFNGMCQSDKLVARYHLDESAWAGNTGEVKNTVANALHGVAVNGANTANQTPALPADIDSNGTCGYGVFNQSQAQYVNIPNDSALNFKDAFTISAWVYPKSYPNSDLMTIVSKDGNYEFHLDSQGRVYWYWERDTGAALTLTSTSSIPRNQWSHITIRYDRYRGSERQAIFINGQLNKSSNTNYALLNNNFPLQIGTDLSSASRAFNGYIDELSIYGSGLSNSKIAQLAQLRHSCQQSGLQCFSDDFSSPSLSDQWRVFKSSGNFTPSIVSQRLRLTEAKVNQATASTFQRIFPAAGNRVELEFDYFAHGGNGADGIAIVFSDAQVTPQVGAFGGPLGYGYKTNEQKPGFAGGWLGIGLDEYGNYSIEGGGNGPGARRQSVVLRGSGTGYSGYNYLAGTCSNGTAMNPNGTCLSPAVDGTNGSPQHRYQIVIDSTQASTSMVTVRRKIGTGAWSNLIGPLNVMNFQGQESVPNELIMSITGSTGSYTNYHEIDNFQVCALNSRPVGEQINHFRLVLPSRGLTCSASDVAIQACANATCSSLFTDPVSANLVPASTPNADGGWVGGYNASLTNGVGTKQLRRNTAGRVTVDISGSTPTAQAYNENLCSRTGAAGSFSKSNCYIDFADSGLIVDVPNAYANQTVTGTLKAVRKDNISQQCLPSFQNVQKSVAFWSDYLNPSSGSSGFNALSVGVNGTNVGQSANNAQPINLTFDQNGTAAFTVSYREAGNVALNARFTGSGDEQDLLLEGQDSFIRVPKALVLSAKSFYNSDGKCAAADMSCNVFARADEYFDLNVRAVAAEPVEDNDFANNLTVNNYQQQNLTLQHTLVQPATGVAGNIGTESYDHEIGAMTTVAQKVSEVGVFDFSLVAPTHYLGLDLASANLPIAVVSTGSIGRFIPAYFAISPMTVTLDAACKTGNAFSYLGQPFEYSNSPGLYLQPKSANNADTQNYLIDPWWRYNNQWNGRTYSDSANGVNLGFDNLQTSPISRQASNNSGIVLNGERVWYQKPLQPKPVFNAAFDLTLNASNLTDQDGVCYRQNASSPCLGYTFSHIDGAMPLYWGKLVIQDVYGPETQALEQPMYVEHFTNNGFVRTIEDSCTALPAITGFTLQSDPNNNGYTVLTTGVAVPPQVLAEHSAANLSSGKRAIRFSAPGAGARGVIDSVLDLNAHNLLWLAEDKDGDGSFDQTTQGRVQFGLYRGSDRVIWWRESN, encoded by the coding sequence GTGAAAATTAAACTATACACGTTGTTGTTACTCTTATTCGCTTACTCAATACCTGCGTTTGCCGTACCTTTGTGTTCCGATATTTTTACCGATCCACCAAGCCAAAATCACTCTCCTAATGGGCTAGTTCCGCCCTCTAATTTACCGAGTTTGGGGAATCTAAACTGCAATGGGAGTAATTGTGGCGTCTGGGGACCCGGGGACTACCAATACAACTCAGGCACGCTATCAGGCTATGCGGTTTCGGTGGCTTCTGGCAAAACTGCGCGCTTATATTTCAATACACTCACGATTAGTGATAACACCTATCTCAATACCTCTGGTGATGCAGAAAACCTGATTATTTATGTTTCTGGTTCATTAGTGCTGAATGGCAATTTACATATCAACGGAATTTTGTATGTCACGGGTTCGGTAACGATTTCTGCCAATTCCACTATTACGGGCGCCATTGCGACGGGTGGTGGACTCGCTAATTCAGGAAGCACAGTCGTGGATCTTGAGGCGGTGGAGCTTGCCGACTTCAATGGTATGTGTCAAAGCGATAAGTTAGTTGCGCGCTATCATCTGGATGAGTCGGCATGGGCCGGTAATACTGGAGAAGTGAAGAATACGGTAGCGAATGCTTTGCACGGTGTGGCGGTTAACGGGGCGAATACTGCCAATCAAACACCAGCCTTGCCGGCTGATATCGATTCAAACGGGACATGTGGTTACGGTGTTTTTAATCAGTCCCAAGCGCAGTACGTGAATATTCCGAATGACTCGGCATTGAATTTTAAAGATGCGTTTACGATTTCAGCTTGGGTCTATCCCAAGAGTTATCCTAATTCCGATCTTATGACGATTGTTTCTAAAGATGGTAACTATGAATTTCACTTAGATAGCCAAGGTCGCGTGTATTGGTATTGGGAAAGAGATACCGGAGCGGCTTTAACGCTCACCTCCACGTCATCCATCCCTCGCAATCAGTGGTCACACATTACGATTCGTTATGACCGTTATCGCGGCAGTGAGCGGCAAGCTATTTTTATTAATGGCCAGCTGAATAAATCCTCGAACACGAATTATGCACTGTTGAACAATAACTTTCCGTTGCAAATAGGAACGGATCTAAGTTCTGCTTCACGGGCGTTTAATGGGTATATTGATGAGCTGTCGATATACGGCTCTGGCTTATCTAATTCAAAAATTGCACAGCTTGCTCAACTCCGCCATTCTTGTCAGCAATCTGGTTTACAGTGTTTTTCGGACGATTTTTCTTCACCTAGCCTTAGCGATCAATGGCGGGTCTTTAAAAGTAGTGGAAACTTTACCCCTTCGATTGTGAGTCAACGTTTACGTCTCACCGAGGCGAAGGTAAATCAAGCTACGGCCTCCACATTCCAGCGTATCTTCCCTGCCGCAGGAAACCGCGTCGAGCTTGAGTTCGATTATTTTGCGCATGGCGGAAATGGTGCGGATGGTATAGCGATTGTGTTCTCTGATGCTCAAGTTACCCCACAAGTAGGGGCTTTTGGGGGACCGCTTGGCTACGGCTATAAGACTAATGAGCAAAAGCCCGGCTTTGCGGGTGGATGGCTAGGTATTGGCTTAGACGAATACGGAAACTACTCGATCGAAGGGGGAGGGAATGGCCCAGGGGCGAGACGCCAATCGGTTGTTTTGCGTGGTTCAGGAACGGGCTATTCTGGATACAATTATTTGGCAGGGACGTGTTCAAATGGAACCGCGATGAATCCGAATGGTACTTGTTTGAGCCCCGCTGTTGATGGGACGAATGGTAGTCCTCAGCACCGTTATCAGATCGTTATTGACTCAACACAGGCGTCAACCTCGATGGTGACGGTAAGGCGTAAAATTGGCACTGGTGCTTGGAGTAACTTGATTGGCCCCTTGAATGTGATGAACTTTCAGGGACAGGAATCTGTCCCCAACGAGTTGATCATGTCCATCACTGGTTCCACGGGGTCTTACACTAACTATCATGAAATTGATAACTTCCAAGTGTGTGCGCTTAATTCAAGACCCGTGGGCGAACAAATTAACCATTTTCGACTGGTATTGCCAAGTCGTGGGCTTACATGTAGTGCCAGTGATGTGGCGATTCAAGCCTGTGCAAATGCCACCTGTAGCTCGTTATTTACTGACCCAGTCAGCGCGAATTTAGTTCCAGCCTCAACACCGAATGCAGATGGTGGATGGGTTGGCGGGTATAACGCATCACTGACTAACGGTGTGGGCACCAAACAGCTGCGCCGTAATACCGCGGGGCGAGTCACTGTCGATATCTCGGGCTCAACCCCTACGGCACAGGCTTATAATGAAAACTTGTGTAGCCGAACAGGGGCTGCGGGTTCCTTTTCAAAAAGTAACTGCTACATCGACTTCGCCGACAGCGGCTTGATTGTTGATGTGCCGAATGCTTATGCCAACCAAACGGTCACAGGTACCCTAAAAGCGGTGCGTAAAGACAACATTTCGCAGCAATGCTTACCCAGTTTTCAGAATGTGCAGAAATCCGTTGCTTTTTGGAGTGATTATTTAAATCCAAGCAGTGGTAGCTCCGGATTTAATGCTTTGTCGGTGGGGGTGAATGGAACGAATGTGGGACAAAGTGCCAATAATGCTCAGCCAATTAATCTGACTTTTGACCAAAATGGTACAGCGGCATTCACGGTTTCCTATCGTGAAGCGGGGAATGTGGCTTTAAATGCTCGTTTCACTGGCAGTGGTGATGAGCAAGATCTGCTTCTCGAAGGGCAAGATAGTTTTATTCGTGTCCCTAAGGCATTGGTTTTGAGTGCAAAAAGTTTTTATAACAGTGATGGCAAATGCGCTGCAGCGGATATGAGTTGTAATGTTTTTGCGAGAGCGGATGAATACTTTGATCTGAATGTCCGAGCGGTTGCCGCTGAGCCGGTTGAAGATAATGACTTCGCTAATAATTTAACGGTTAACAACTACCAGCAGCAAAATCTCACCCTGCAACATACGCTCGTGCAACCGGCAACGGGTGTGGCCGGCAATATCGGTACAGAAAGTTATGATCATGAGATTGGTGCGATGACGACAGTGGCACAAAAAGTGAGTGAAGTCGGAGTGTTTGATTTCTCTTTGGTTGCACCCACCCATTATCTTGGCCTGGATTTAGCGAGTGCCAATCTACCGATTGCCGTTGTATCAACAGGTTCCATTGGTCGCTTTATTCCTGCTTACTTTGCGATATCGCCGATGACAGTGACCTTAGATGCGGCATGTAAAACCGGCAATGCCTTTAGTTATCTCGGTCAGCCGTTCGAGTATTCCAATAGTCCGGGACTCTATTTACAGCCTAAATCCGCCAATAATGCGGATACGCAAAACTATCTCATCGACCCTTGGTGGCGTTATAACAATCAATGGAATGGTCGCACTTACAGTGATAGCGCAAACGGTGTGAATCTTGGTTTCGATAATCTGCAGACTTCGCCCATCAGCAGACAGGCATCAAACAACAGTGGCATTGTCTTAAATGGTGAAAGGGTGTGGTATCAAAAACCGTTACAACCTAAACCTGTGTTTAATGCAGCGTTTGATTTGACTTTGAATGCCTCTAACTTAACGGATCAGGATGGGGTTTGTTACCGACAAAATGCGTCATCCCCTTGTTTGGGATATACGTTTTCACACATTGATGGAGCCATGCCGCTGTATTGGGGTAAATTGGTCATTCAAGATGTGTATGGGCCAGAGACTCAAGCCTTAGAGCAACCCATGTATGTCGAACATTTCACCAACAATGGTTTTGTTCGTACGATTGAGGACAGTTGCACCGCACTGCCTGCGATCACAGGCTTTACCTTACAATCGGATCCTAATAACAACGGTTATACCGTGTTGACCACTGGTGTTGCGGTTCCTCCCCAAGTCTTGGCTGAGCATTCGGCGGCTAATTTAAGTTCAGGTAAGCGCGCTATCCGCTTTAGTGCGCCGGGAGCGGGTGCTCGTGGGGTGATTGACTCGGTGTTGGATCTCAATGCGCACAACTTACTGTGGCTCGCTGAAGACAAAGATGGTGACGGCAGCTTTGATCAAACCACCCAAGGTCGAGTGCAATTTGGTTTGTACCGTGGCAGTGATCGGGTGATCTGGTGGCGCGAATCAAATTAA